One genomic window of Polyodon spathula isolate WHYD16114869_AA chromosome 8, ASM1765450v1, whole genome shotgun sequence includes the following:
- the LOC121319197 gene encoding peptidyl-prolyl cis-trans isomerase FKBP4-like, translating to MTAEEMKSEEGQQKIAMEGEDLTPKKDRGVLKVIKKEGTGNETPMIGDKVSVHYVGTLLDGTKFDSSRDRGEQFTFELGKEQVIKAWDLGVATMKIGEVCQLICSPEYAYGVAGSPPKIPPNSTLVFEVELFQFKGEDLSDKEDGGIIRRILTKGEGYTKPNEGATVEVSLEGEWQGKVFDRRELTFEVGDGVDLGIPNGIEKALQSMEKGEESIIKLLPSYGFGSMGSSQFNIPPDAELSYKVKLINFEKTKESWEMNTEEKLEQGPIVKEKGTQYFKEGKYQQAAQQYKKIISWLEHESGLSEQDEQKTRALQLAAHLNLAACFIKIQDHVQALENCNKALELDDSNEKALFRRSEALFALKEFKEARDGFQKVLQLYPDNKAAKVQVTACQRLLREQHEKDKRLYANMFSKFAEHDAKKVATEKGKDEKKPEEGSMELEQNP from the exons ATGACAGCAGAAGAGATGAAAAGCGAAGAGGGTCAGCAGAAAATCGCAATGGAAGGAGAAGACCTCACTCCGAAGAAAGATCGGGGAGTGTTAAAG GTGATTAAGAAGGAGGGGACTGGAAATGAGACCCCCATGATTGGGGACAAGGTCAGTGTCCACTACGTGGGGACACTGCTGGACGGCACCAAGTTTGACTCCAGCCGGGACAGGGGCGAGCAGTTCACCTTTGAGCTCGGGAAAG AGCAGGTGATCAAAGCCTGGGACCTTGGTGTGGCTACCATGAAGATTGGGGAAGTTTGCCAGCTTATCTGCAGTCCGGAATACGCCTACGGGGTAGCCGGCAGCCCACCCAAAATCCCACCCAATTCCACGCTGGTCTTTGAG GTGGAGCTGTTTCAGTTCAAGGGGGAGGACCTCTCTGACAAGGAGGACGGAGGAATCATTCGCAGGATCCTCACAAAGGGGGAGGGGTACACCAAACCCAACGAGGGCGCCACTGTGGAGG TGTCTCTGGAAGGCGAGTGGCAGGGGAAGGTGTTTGACCGCAGGGAGCTGACATTTGAGGTGGGAGATGGGGTGGACTTAGGGATCCCAAACGGCATAGAGAAGGCTCTTCAGTCCATGGAGAAAGGAGAGGAGTCCATCATCAAACTCTTGCCCAG CTATGGGTTTGGCAGTATGGGGAGCTCCCAATTCAACATTCCTCCGGACGCAGAGCTCTCTTACAAAGTCAAGCTTATAAATTTTGAGAAG ACCAAAGAGTCGTGGGAAATGAATACAGAGGAGAAGCTCGAGCAAGGACCCATTGTCAAGGAAAAGGGAACCCAGTACTTTAAA GAAGGGAAGTACCAGCAGGCAGCGCAGCAGTACAAAAAGATCATCTCCTGGCTGGAACACGAGTCCGGGCTGTCGGAGCAGGACGAGCAGAAAACCCGGGCCCTGCAGCTCGCTGCTCACCTCAACCTGGCCGCCTGCTTTATCAAGATCCAGGACCACGTGCAGGCCCTGGAGAACTGCAACAAG GCTCTGGAGCTGGACGACAGCAACGAGAAGGCTCTGTTCCGTCGCAGTGAGGCGCTGTTTGCTCTGAAGGAGTTCAAGGAGGCGCGCGATGGCTTCCAGAAGGTGTTGCAGCTCTACCCTGACAACAAGGCAGCCAAGGTGCAGGTTACAGCCTGCCAGCGGCTCCTGAGAGAGCAGCACGAGAAGGACAAGCGGCTCTACGCAAACATGTTCTCCAAGTTCGCAGAGCATGACGCCAAG AAAGTAGCTACAGAGAAAGGGAAGGATGAGAAGAAGCCAGAGGAGGGCAGCATGGAGCTGGAACAGAACCCCTAA